A genomic segment from uncultured Marinifilum sp. encodes:
- a CDS encoding ABC transporter permease subunit, with protein sequence MKQILHIATRELNSFFDSLTAYVLIVIFLGFSGFFTWIYGADVFFLGQANLNTFFTVAYWSLFVFIPALTMRSIAGELKAGTLELLLTKPVSDWQLILGKFLSTLLLIIIALAPTVIYYFTLWSIGPVDHSAILLGYIGLLLMSMVYISIGLLTSCLFSNPIVASLSALSIGIFFHIIFDVLAANFVGFFGNLFSYMSLSTHFESISRGVVDTKDLIYFLSIVFFCLYSSKQILSNRNLKI encoded by the coding sequence ATGAAGCAAATTTTACACATTGCAACACGAGAATTAAATTCATTTTTTGATTCACTAACAGCTTATGTATTAATAGTAATATTTTTAGGTTTTAGTGGTTTTTTTACCTGGATTTATGGTGCCGATGTCTTTTTTTTAGGGCAGGCAAATCTTAATACATTTTTTACAGTTGCTTACTGGAGTCTCTTTGTTTTTATTCCGGCCCTAACCATGCGATCAATAGCCGGAGAACTTAAAGCTGGTACACTAGAACTTTTGCTTACTAAGCCTGTTAGCGATTGGCAATTAATACTGGGTAAGTTTTTATCAACTTTATTGTTGATAATAATTGCATTGGCTCCTACCGTAATTTATTATTTTACACTTTGGTCAATTGGTCCAGTCGATCATTCTGCCATTTTACTCGGATATATAGGCTTATTACTTATGAGTATGGTTTATATTAGCATTGGTTTATTAACAAGTTGTTTATTTTCCAATCCTATTGTGGCTTCATTGTCTGCCTTATCGATAGGTATATTTTTTCATATTATTTTCGATGTTTTGGCAGCTAATTTCGTAGGATTTTTTGGGAACCTATTTAGTTACATGAGTTTATCAACACATTTCGAGTCAATTTCCAGAGGTGTTGTAGATACAAAAGATTTAATCTACTTTTTATCAATAGTATTTTTCTGTTTGTATAGCTCTAAGCAGATATTGTCTAATCGAAACTTAAAGATTTAA
- a CDS encoding Gldg family protein, translating to MFKKRNIIYSILTLAGFVIILNSLSSMFFLRADFTEDKRYTLDRSTKRILSEVKEPIIITLYISDDLPPDVNRTVQDLKNLLTEYNHYSSRKIDFEYINPNKNAELEQKAVEAGIHAVPLEIRQKDQLKVQRVFLGMIIQVGDRSEVIPLIKPGIAMEYTLSTLIKRLTIRDKAQIGYITGHGEPELEAISQVVSELSILYDIKPIHLLSEPDLSKYKSLMLIAPLASISSTQLGRLDNYLDKGGRLMIAMERVRGMLNDGIGVSVSTGLEKWLEKKGLYVEDSFVVDKQCGTVTVKQQGFFSIPQQVNFPFLPVVSRFENHSITDGIETLILQFASPISFVGDTILEYKPLAYTSKISGKLRAPISFNIGRSWRTKDFLYPDLTLAATLKGPMGKGEEEGKICLIGDGNFIVNGLGQNKISIQKDNINFFANAIDWLSDDSGLMSLRTKGISSRPLNGLSDTKVFFIKYFNFLIPLLLLITYGLIRFKRSSIRRTKRMRSGFIK from the coding sequence ATGTTTAAAAAGAGAAATATAATATACAGTATTCTTACTTTGGCAGGATTTGTAATTATCCTGAACTCTTTGTCTTCCATGTTCTTTTTGAGAGCCGATTTTACCGAAGATAAAAGGTATACCCTTGATAGGTCCACTAAAAGGATTCTAAGCGAGGTAAAGGAACCAATTATTATTACTTTATACATATCGGATGATTTGCCTCCAGATGTAAACAGAACTGTTCAGGATCTTAAAAATTTGCTAACCGAGTACAATCATTATAGCAGCAGAAAAATCGATTTTGAATACATCAATCCTAATAAGAATGCAGAGTTGGAGCAGAAAGCTGTAGAGGCTGGTATACATGCAGTTCCTCTCGAAATAAGACAAAAAGATCAGTTAAAAGTTCAGCGTGTATTTCTGGGTATGATAATTCAGGTGGGAGATAGGTCTGAGGTAATTCCGCTTATAAAACCAGGTATTGCCATGGAATATACTTTATCTACACTTATAAAGCGCCTTACCATAAGAGATAAAGCTCAAATTGGTTATATAACAGGACATGGAGAACCCGAACTAGAAGCCATTAGTCAGGTAGTTAGTGAGTTGTCTATATTGTACGATATTAAACCCATTCATCTTTTATCCGAACCAGATTTAAGTAAATATAAATCCTTGATGTTAATAGCTCCTTTGGCATCCATTTCAAGTACTCAGCTTGGTCGACTTGATAATTATCTGGATAAGGGTGGTCGTTTAATGATTGCCATGGAGCGGGTTAGAGGAATGTTAAATGATGGTATAGGTGTTAGTGTTTCTACAGGACTCGAGAAATGGCTCGAGAAAAAAGGCTTATATGTTGAAGATTCTTTTGTTGTAGATAAGCAATGCGGTACAGTAACTGTTAAGCAGCAAGGTTTTTTTTCTATCCCTCAGCAGGTTAATTTTCCTTTTCTTCCTGTTGTTTCGCGCTTCGAAAACCACAGTATAACCGATGGTATAGAAACTTTAATATTGCAATTTGCTAGTCCTATTAGCTTTGTTGGCGATACTATTTTAGAATATAAACCCTTAGCATATACTTCTAAAATTTCTGGTAAATTACGAGCACCCATAAGTTTTAATATTGGCAGAAGCTGGCGAACAAAAGATTTTCTTTATCCAGATTTAACATTGGCTGCAACTCTAAAAGGTCCTATGGGTAAGGGAGAGGAAGAAGGTAAAATTTGCCTGATTGGAGATGGTAATTTTATTGTAAACGGACTTGGGCAAAATAAGATATCTATTCAAAAAGATAATATTAACTTTTTTGCCAACGCAATAGATTGGCTTTCCGACGATTCAGGATTAATGAGTCTTAGAACTAAAGGAATAAGTTCACGTCCGTTAAATGGATTGTCCGATACAAAGGTATTTTTTATAAAATATTTTAATTTTCTAATTCCCTTATTGTTATTAATTACTTATGGTTTAATTCGTTTTAAGCGAAGTAGTATTCGTAGAACTAAACGAATGCGTTCTGGTTTTATAAAGTAA
- a CDS encoding transglycosylase SLT domain-containing protein yields MRRKTFLIPCILLGTAFACSTIKPISEQNKPEQEVIANNVLSEIDTVVSVSETDIPTTETDTLAFLKLHQVDVRYDLNDSINTTFSNNLDSLLHLWYIRHSNKTNEYSKNENALVTEKLSDSIYIDRLSQIPSLIDLSYNKIVKNYIELYSKRRRSQVEYMMGMSEYYFPIFEEILDKEGLPQELKYLPIIESALNPKALSRAGASGLWQFMYGTGKMYKLDVNSFVDERRDPVKASYAAVKYLKDMYKVYGNWHLVIAAYNCGPGNVNKAIRRSGGKRNYWDIYYRLPRETRGYVPAFIAAIYTFNFHKEHNLYPKPSSLPVACDTLMIDETLHFDQVSKVINIPKEQLRELNPQYRADIIPGGKKAYALKIPMEYTSKFIDMQDSIFAYKKEYYFSQRDKVVNPRDRYQKFAHVTPKGKAKVFYKVKPGDAVGLIASWFHIRTSDLRYWNNIRRNLIKVGQNLVVYVPKSKESYYKSFNSMSYAQKQATRGKTTSSVATKTKSTVKNTSSHNGSYVYYTVRRGDNFWTIAKKFPGISNYDIMKINNISNAKSLKVGQKLKIKPKS; encoded by the coding sequence ATGAGAAGAAAGACTTTTTTAATTCCCTGCATTTTATTGGGAACTGCATTTGCTTGCAGCACAATTAAGCCAATATCAGAACAAAATAAACCAGAACAAGAAGTAATTGCAAACAATGTTTTATCAGAAATTGATACAGTTGTTAGTGTTAGCGAAACTGATATTCCAACAACAGAAACAGACACTCTTGCATTTTTAAAACTTCATCAGGTTGATGTTAGATACGATTTAAACGATAGTATTAACACTACATTTTCGAACAACTTAGATAGTTTACTACACCTTTGGTACATTAGGCATTCGAACAAAACCAATGAATACTCTAAAAATGAAAATGCATTAGTTACTGAAAAACTTTCCGACTCGATATATATTGATCGATTAAGCCAAATTCCTTCATTAATAGATTTATCGTACAATAAAATTGTTAAAAATTACATTGAACTATACTCTAAGCGAAGAAGATCGCAGGTTGAATATATGATGGGAATGTCGGAATATTATTTTCCAATTTTTGAAGAGATTCTGGATAAAGAAGGACTTCCTCAGGAATTAAAATACTTGCCAATTATTGAATCGGCACTAAACCCTAAAGCTCTTTCGAGAGCAGGAGCAAGCGGTTTATGGCAATTTATGTATGGCACCGGAAAAATGTATAAACTAGATGTTAACTCCTTTGTTGATGAAAGAAGAGATCCTGTAAAAGCTAGTTACGCTGCAGTAAAATATCTAAAAGACATGTACAAAGTGTATGGCAACTGGCATTTGGTAATTGCTGCTTATAATTGCGGACCAGGAAACGTAAACAAAGCAATTCGCCGTAGCGGAGGCAAAAGAAATTATTGGGATATTTATTATCGCTTGCCCAGAGAAACAAGAGGATATGTTCCAGCTTTTATTGCTGCTATTTATACTTTTAATTTTCACAAGGAACACAATTTATATCCTAAACCATCGAGCTTACCTGTTGCCTGCGATACTTTAATGATTGATGAAACATTGCATTTCGATCAGGTTTCAAAAGTTATAAATATTCCAAAAGAACAATTAAGAGAACTAAATCCGCAATACAGAGCAGATATTATTCCTGGTGGCAAAAAAGCTTATGCATTGAAAATTCCAATGGAATACACATCTAAATTTATTGATATGCAAGATTCTATTTTTGCATATAAAAAAGAATATTATTTCAGTCAGAGAGATAAAGTTGTTAATCCACGAGACAGATATCAAAAATTTGCTCATGTAACCCCTAAGGGAAAAGCTAAAGTATTTTACAAAGTTAAACCTGGCGATGCCGTTGGATTAATTGCATCATGGTTTCATATTAGAACATCCGATTTAAGATATTGGAACAACATTAGAAGAAACTTAATTAAGGTAGGACAGAATTTAGTAGTTTACGTACCTAAATCGAAAGAAAGTTACTACAAAAGTTTTAATAGCATGAGTTATGCACAAAAGCAAGCTACACGTGGCAAAACTACCTCTTCTGTTGCTACAAAAACAAAAAGTACTGTTAAAAACACATCATCACACAATGGTTCGTATGTTTATTATACAGTACGACGAGGCGATAACTTCTGGACAATTGCAAAAAAATTCCCTGGTATCTCTAATTACGATATCATGAAAATAAATAATATTTCGAATGCCAAAAGCTTAAAAGTTGGGCAAAAACTAAAAATTAAACCAAAGAGTTAA
- the hxpB gene encoding hexitol phosphatase HxpB gives MIKAVIFDMDGLLIDSEPFWQESEAKVFNSLGIETNKAMFEKFMGKRIDEVVDVMWDIEQWQEKSKEQVVSDIVDNVISLVNKKGEALSGVRETLDAFKQSTLKIGLASSSKMRIIESVLDKLNIREYFEVVHSAEFEEYGKPHPQTFISTAKMLDTKPNECLVFEDSLNGVISALAANMTCIAVPEKNASNLNKFVIANKTLSSLKEFKISDLQNL, from the coding sequence ATGATAAAAGCAGTTATATTCGATATGGATGGTTTGTTAATTGATTCGGAACCATTTTGGCAGGAAAGCGAAGCTAAAGTTTTTAATTCGCTGGGAATAGAAACCAACAAAGCCATGTTCGAAAAGTTTATGGGTAAAAGAATAGATGAAGTAGTAGATGTAATGTGGGACATTGAGCAATGGCAGGAAAAATCGAAAGAACAAGTTGTTTCTGATATTGTTGATAATGTAATTAGTTTGGTAAACAAAAAAGGAGAAGCTTTAAGTGGAGTTCGAGAAACATTGGATGCCTTTAAACAATCGACACTAAAAATTGGGCTTGCTTCCTCTTCTAAAATGCGCATTATAGAATCGGTTTTAGACAAATTAAATATCAGAGAATATTTCGAAGTAGTTCACTCTGCAGAATTTGAAGAATATGGCAAACCTCATCCTCAAACATTTATTTCAACTGCAAAAATGCTCGATACTAAACCCAACGAATGTTTGGTTTTTGAAGATTCTCTAAATGGAGTTATTTCGGCTTTGGCTGCTAATATGACTTGTATTGCAGTTCCAGAAAAAAATGCATCGAATCTAAACAAATTTGTAATTGCCAACAAAACCTTAAGCAGCTTAAAAGAATTTAAAATTAGCGACTTACAGAATCTATAA
- a CDS encoding shikimate kinase, with the protein MRIFLVGYMGSGKSRWGKMIAEYFNYRFIDLDTLIEERENASIPQIFSKHKESGFRKLETEALHSIGNTENTIVATGGGAPCFANNMEIMNKLGITLYIEGSPELLRDRITSSKTERPLVKNFTPDELLQYIQEHLNSRLPFYNQAQYKIVSGNLELNNFIDLLKPLIDSVSR; encoded by the coding sequence ATGCGAATATTTTTAGTAGGATATATGGGATCTGGTAAATCCAGATGGGGAAAAATGATCGCAGAATACTTCAATTACCGATTTATTGATTTAGATACACTTATCGAGGAGAGAGAAAATGCCAGTATTCCTCAGATATTTTCAAAGCATAAGGAAAGTGGATTCAGAAAATTAGAGACCGAAGCCTTACATTCCATTGGCAATACCGAAAATACAATTGTAGCAACAGGTGGTGGTGCCCCTTGCTTCGCTAACAATATGGAAATAATGAATAAACTGGGTATAACTTTATATATAGAGGGAAGTCCAGAATTGTTAAGAGATAGAATTACCAGCTCGAAAACAGAGCGTCCATTGGTAAAGAATTTTACACCAGATGAACTCCTGCAATACATTCAAGAACATTTGAATAGTCGCTTGCCTTTTTATAATCAGGCACAATATAAAATAGTGTCGGGGAATTTAGAACTGAATAATTTTATTGATTTACTAAAACCACTTATAGATTCTGTAAGTCGCTAA
- a CDS encoding DNA gyrase/topoisomerase IV subunit A, translating into MSEETQDMETPEEMGNDVNGTQSEALRNVTYLSGMYQDWFLDYASYVILERAVPYVNDGLKPVQRRILHAMKQLDDGRYNKVANIIGNTMQYHPHGDASIGDALVQLGQKDLLIDTQGNWGNILTGDSSAAPRYIEARLSKFALEVLFNPKTTNWKQSYDGRNKEPITLPVKFPLLLAQGVEGIAVGLASKILPHNFNELLLACIAYLKGEEFELYPDFPTAGMIEVSRYNDGLRGGAVKVRAKIEKVDNKTLKITQIPYGKTTTSVIDSIIKANDKGKIKIKKIDDNTAADVEILIHLASGISSDKTIDALYAFTDCEISISPNACIIENDVPKFIGVAEILRRSADNTVALLKLELEIRKRELEEAWHYASLERIFIEKRIYRDIEECETWEGIIETIDEGLKPHIEHLMRAVTRDDIVRLTEIKIKRISKFDIDKAKDYIQSIEDEIAEINVHIANIIPFTIRYFQAIKKKYGKGRERKTEIRSFESIVATKVVVANQKLYINREEGFMGTSLKKDEYVCDCSDIDDIIVIRKDGTYFVSKVSDKSFIGKNILHVAVFRKNDKRTIYNVAYRDGKGGICYVKRFSVTSITRDKEYNLTKGTPGSRILYFTANPNGEAEVIRVVLKPKPRLKKLNFEFDFAELAVKGRASMGNILSRNDVHKITLKHEGVSTLGGRKIWFDPDVLRLNTDQRGDFLGEFMGDDRILVVSRPATFHFTGFDLSNHYSNNISIIEKYQAEKIWTAVFYDADQEYYYLKRFTMEGNGKPVSFIGDNPDNKLLILTEEKYPRFEILYGGKNADRPSEIIEGAEFIGVKSFKARGKRLSIYEIDKVKELDPIPRENEITETKESEVSAEDSNEQSDNN; encoded by the coding sequence ATGAGTGAAGAGACACAAGATATGGAGACACCCGAGGAAATGGGAAACGACGTAAATGGCACTCAATCCGAGGCCTTACGAAATGTCACCTATCTTTCCGGAATGTATCAGGATTGGTTTCTTGATTATGCATCTTATGTTATTTTAGAACGTGCAGTACCCTATGTTAACGATGGCTTAAAACCTGTGCAACGTAGAATTTTACACGCCATGAAACAACTTGATGATGGTAGATATAATAAGGTGGCCAATATTATTGGTAACACCATGCAGTATCATCCTCATGGCGATGCATCGATTGGCGATGCTCTTGTGCAATTGGGACAAAAGGATTTGTTGATTGATACTCAGGGTAACTGGGGAAATATACTTACAGGAGATTCGTCGGCGGCTCCTCGTTACATTGAGGCCCGACTGTCGAAATTTGCTCTCGAAGTTTTATTTAATCCTAAAACTACCAACTGGAAACAATCTTACGATGGTAGAAATAAAGAACCTATTACTTTACCTGTAAAGTTTCCTTTATTATTAGCACAAGGAGTTGAAGGTATTGCAGTTGGATTGGCTTCTAAAATATTACCACATAATTTTAATGAACTTCTTCTGGCATGTATTGCTTATTTAAAAGGTGAAGAGTTTGAATTGTATCCCGATTTTCCAACCGCAGGAATGATTGAGGTGAGTCGTTATAATGACGGATTAAGAGGTGGAGCTGTTAAGGTGCGTGCAAAAATTGAAAAGGTTGATAATAAAACCTTAAAGATTACACAAATTCCTTATGGTAAGACTACGACTTCGGTTATCGACTCAATTATTAAGGCCAACGATAAAGGGAAAATTAAAATTAAAAAGATCGATGATAATACTGCCGCCGATGTTGAAATTTTGATTCATCTTGCAAGTGGTATTTCATCGGATAAAACAATAGATGCTCTTTATGCTTTTACCGATTGTGAAATTTCTATTTCCCCTAACGCATGCATAATTGAAAATGATGTACCTAAATTTATTGGCGTTGCCGAAATTTTAAGACGCTCGGCCGATAATACTGTTGCCTTATTAAAGCTAGAGCTAGAAATCCGCAAACGTGAACTAGAGGAAGCTTGGCATTATGCATCGCTCGAAAGAATTTTTATCGAAAAAAGAATTTATCGTGATATTGAAGAGTGTGAAACCTGGGAAGGAATTATAGAAACCATTGACGAAGGTTTAAAACCACACATAGAGCATTTAATGCGTGCTGTTACTCGCGATGATATAGTGAGATTAACAGAGATTAAAATTAAGAGAATATCAAAATTCGATATTGATAAAGCAAAAGATTATATTCAGTCGATAGAGGATGAAATTGCCGAAATTAATGTTCATATAGCCAATATTATTCCATTTACAATTCGATACTTTCAGGCCATTAAGAAAAAATATGGTAAAGGCAGAGAAAGAAAAACAGAGATTCGAAGCTTTGAAAGTATTGTTGCTACAAAAGTAGTTGTAGCAAACCAAAAATTGTATATCAATCGCGAAGAGGGTTTCATGGGAACCAGCCTTAAGAAAGATGAGTATGTTTGCGATTGCTCCGATATTGACGACATTATTGTGATTAGAAAAGACGGAACTTATTTTGTAAGTAAAGTGTCTGATAAATCATTTATTGGTAAAAATATTTTGCATGTAGCGGTATTTCGTAAAAACGATAAACGAACCATTTATAATGTTGCTTATCGCGACGGAAAAGGTGGAATTTGCTATGTAAAGCGTTTCTCGGTTACAAGCATAACCCGCGATAAGGAATACAATTTAACTAAGGGAACTCCAGGATCAAGAATTTTATATTTTACGGCAAATCCTAATGGAGAAGCAGAGGTAATAAGAGTGGTTTTAAAACCGAAACCCCGTTTAAAGAAATTAAATTTTGAGTTCGATTTTGCAGAATTGGCTGTAAAAGGACGTGCTTCGATGGGAAATATTTTATCTCGTAACGATGTACACAAAATTACATTGAAACATGAAGGTGTTTCTACTCTCGGAGGAAGAAAAATATGGTTCGATCCCGATGTGTTAAGGTTAAATACAGATCAGAGAGGAGATTTCCTTGGAGAATTTATGGGTGACGATAGAATTTTAGTAGTAAGCAGACCAGCTACTTTTCATTTTACAGGTTTTGATTTAAGCAATCATTACTCAAACAATATTAGTATTATTGAGAAATATCAAGCCGAAAAAATTTGGACAGCAGTATTCTACGATGCCGATCAGGAATACTATTACCTGAAACGATTTACAATGGAAGGGAATGGCAAGCCAGTAAGTTTTATTGGCGATAATCCAGATAATAAGTTGCTAATTTTAACAGAGGAGAAATATCCTAGGTTTGAGATTTTATATGGAGGAAAAAATGCCGATCGACCAAGTGAAATTATCGAAGGAGCCGAATTTATAGGCGTAAAATCATTCAAAGCAAGGGGTAAGCGTTTAAGTATTTACGAAATAGATAAAGTGAAAGAGCTTGATCCTATTCCGCGGGAAAATGAAATTACCGAAACAAAAGAATCGGAAGTATCTGCTGAAGATTCAAATGAGCAATCCGATAATAATTAA
- a CDS encoding ATP-binding cassette domain-containing protein: protein MDIVVEHLTKRYGPQKAVDNVSFRVKAGEVLGFLGPNGAGKTTTMKAISCYIRPEEGDIKIGGYSIHEHPEIIKKNIGYLPENNPLYEDMNIIDFLEFIAKIHDIPKYLIPERILDMVRTCGLEGEKHKLISELSKGYQQRVGLAQALIHDPEILILDEPTTGLDPNQIVEIRELIKRIGKEKTVILSSHILAEVEATCDRILIINNGRIVVDGTAETLRKQAAGNEIIKLGIQGGDVNEIFEKLLDIESIDSVDFIDIDKQLFEIQSQPDSSSVKAIFDVCVQNNYYISELTPTETKLEDIFRELTLH from the coding sequence ATGGATATTGTTGTTGAGCATTTAACTAAAAGATATGGTCCCCAAAAGGCTGTTGATAATGTATCTTTTCGTGTTAAAGCGGGTGAAGTTTTAGGCTTTTTAGGACCCAATGGTGCTGGAAAAACAACAACAATGAAAGCAATATCTTGTTACATAAGACCCGAAGAAGGCGATATTAAGATTGGAGGATATTCTATCCACGAACATCCCGAAATAATAAAAAAGAATATTGGCTACTTGCCCGAGAATAATCCCTTATACGAGGATATGAATATTATCGATTTTCTAGAGTTTATTGCTAAAATTCATGATATTCCTAAATATTTAATTCCCGAGCGAATTCTCGATATGGTTCGAACATGTGGATTAGAAGGTGAAAAACATAAATTAATTAGCGAATTATCAAAGGGATATCAGCAAAGAGTTGGATTAGCTCAGGCTTTAATTCACGATCCGGAAATATTAATCTTAGATGAGCCAACAACAGGGCTCGATCCTAATCAGATTGTTGAAATTAGAGAGTTAATTAAACGAATTGGGAAAGAAAAAACGGTAATTTTAAGTTCTCATATTTTAGCCGAGGTTGAGGCTACATGCGATCGTATATTAATAATTAATAATGGAAGAATAGTTGTTGATGGAACAGCCGAAACCTTACGAAAACAAGCTGCCGGAAATGAAATTATTAAACTGGGAATTCAAGGTGGAGATGTAAACGAAATATTTGAGAAATTGCTCGATATCGAAAGTATCGATTCAGTCGATTTTATTGATATTGATAAACAGTTATTCGAAATTCAATCTCAACCCGATAGCTCTTCGGTAAAAGCAATATTCGATGTTTGTGTTCAGAACAATTATTACATTTCGGAACTAACACCAACAGAAACAAAATTGGAAGATATTTTCCGAGAATTAACTCTTCATTAA
- a CDS encoding DUF5683 domain-containing protein — translation MNKLRPLLLIGVVFFVMFAGTTKVSAQHLTADTIQQVESNVKIRSPHKATMYSVILPGLGQAYNKKYWKIPILYAGIGATIYAINWNTKNFKKYKSGYLDYSNYYDYKYQSEDLETPIEEPTSKSYESLYTDGYDFENSSSSFDTWFKTQLQNKKDSFKHDRDLSYIILAAVYVLNIVDAAIDAHFTNFNVNEDLSIRVEPAVSYSAFSGNSLGFRCQITF, via the coding sequence TTGAATAAATTACGCCCGCTTTTATTAATTGGGGTTGTATTTTTCGTAATGTTTGCAGGAACAACTAAAGTTTCTGCACAACATCTTACGGCAGATACCATACAACAAGTTGAATCGAATGTAAAAATTCGTTCTCCTCATAAAGCAACCATGTATTCGGTTATACTACCCGGATTAGGACAAGCATACAACAAAAAATACTGGAAAATACCAATTCTATATGCTGGTATAGGAGCAACCATTTATGCCATAAATTGGAACACCAAAAACTTTAAAAAATACAAATCGGGGTATCTTGATTATTCAAACTACTACGATTACAAATATCAATCGGAAGATTTAGAAACTCCTATAGAAGAGCCTACTTCTAAAAGTTACGAAAGTCTTTATACCGATGGCTACGATTTTGAAAACTCGAGCTCTAGTTTCGATACTTGGTTTAAAACACAATTACAAAACAAAAAAGACTCCTTTAAACACGATCGTGATCTTAGCTATATCATTTTAGCCGCAGTTTACGTACTAAATATTGTTGATGCGGCAATAGATGCCCATTTTACTAATTTTAACGTAAACGAAGACTTAAGCATTAGAGTTGAACCTGCTGTTAGTTATTCAGCATTTTCGGGCAATTCGCTAGGTTTCAGATGTCAAATTACATTTTAA